One segment of Streptomyces sp. YIM 121038 DNA contains the following:
- the ftsY gene encoding signal recognition particle-docking protein FtsY produces the protein MEIVILAVVIAVVVVGAIGGLVVGSRKKKQLPPSQAPSSTPTITAPPAEPHVGDEAETPRDEPRRTIEEVDLPVAEPSASAPVVVEEPEAPEAPEAPEIETPEPTAGRLVRLRARLSRSQNALGKGLLTLLSREHLDEDTWEEIEDTLLTADVGVAPTQELVERLRERVKVLGTRTPQELRTLLREELLQLVGTDFDRAVKTESGLETPGIVMVVGVNGTGKTTTTGKLARVLVADGRSVVLGAADTFRAAAADQLQTWGDRVGARTVRGPEGGDPASIAFDAVKEGITEGADVVLIDTAGRLHTKTGLMDELGKVKRVVEKHAPLDEVLLVLDATTGQNGLVQARVFAEVVDITGIVLTKLDGTAKGGIVVAVQRELGVPVKLVGLGEGADDLAPFEPEAFVDALIGD, from the coding sequence ATGGAAATCGTCATCCTCGCTGTAGTCATCGCCGTGGTCGTGGTCGGCGCGATCGGCGGGCTCGTCGTCGGCAGCCGCAAGAAGAAGCAGCTGCCGCCGTCCCAGGCCCCGTCGAGCACGCCCACCATCACCGCACCCCCCGCCGAGCCGCACGTCGGCGACGAGGCCGAGACGCCGCGCGACGAGCCGCGCCGCACCATCGAGGAGGTGGACCTGCCGGTCGCCGAGCCGTCGGCGTCCGCCCCCGTCGTGGTCGAGGAGCCCGAGGCTCCCGAGGCCCCCGAAGCCCCGGAGATCGAGACCCCGGAGCCCACCGCGGGCCGCCTGGTGCGGCTGCGCGCCCGCCTGTCCCGCTCGCAGAACGCGCTCGGCAAGGGCCTGCTGACCCTGCTCTCCCGCGAGCACCTCGACGAGGACACCTGGGAGGAGATCGAGGACACGCTCCTCACCGCCGACGTCGGCGTCGCCCCCACCCAGGAGCTCGTCGAGCGGCTGCGCGAGCGCGTGAAGGTGCTCGGCACCCGCACCCCGCAGGAGCTGCGCACCCTGCTGCGCGAGGAGCTCCTCCAGCTCGTCGGCACGGACTTCGACCGCGCCGTCAAGACCGAGTCCGGCCTGGAGACCCCGGGCATCGTGATGGTCGTCGGCGTGAACGGCACCGGCAAGACCACCACCACCGGCAAGCTCGCCCGCGTCCTCGTCGCCGACGGCCGCTCGGTCGTCCTCGGCGCCGCCGACACCTTCCGCGCCGCCGCCGCCGACCAGCTCCAGACCTGGGGCGACCGCGTCGGCGCCCGCACCGTGCGCGGACCCGAGGGCGGCGACCCGGCCTCCATCGCCTTCGACGCCGTCAAGGAAGGCATCACCGAGGGCGCCGACGTCGTGCTCATCGACACCGCGGGCCGGCTGCACACCAAGACCGGCCTGATGGACGAGCTCGGCAAGGTCAAGCGCGTCGTCGAGAAGCACGCCCCGCTCGACGAGGTGCTGCTCGTCCTGGACGCCACCACCGGCCAGAACGGCCTGGTCCAGGCCCGGGTCTTCGCCGAGGTCGTCGACATCACCGGCATCGTCCTCACCAAGCTCGACGGCACCGCCAAGGGCGGCATCGTCGTCGCCGTCCAGCGCGAGCTGGGCGTGCCGGTCAAGCTGGTGGGCCTGGGCGAGGGCGCGGACGACCTCGCGCCCTTCGAGCCCGAGGCCTTCGTCGATGCCCTTATCGGCGACTAG
- a CDS encoding bifunctional DNA primase/polymerase yields MGFTIGGIRGTKEPRSGDRGTKDSGLPEAKDTGGTARGTGDREPGRAKEPKEPRATSRRRGRAASDCTAVAEYTGLWGWAVVPGARAQDGRCSCGAAGCPAPGAHPLDFAPEVPAGATLDEVTDAWGQFPGAAVMLPVGRAFDVIEVAETAGRRALVRLERMGLPLGPVAATPDGRTHFLVAPGAAAELPQLLYRMGWDDAALDLHGIGPGSHITAPPSDRGGLGPVRWLRAPDPDSATSPPHARLVLGTLAYVAHRSPA; encoded by the coding sequence ATGGGCTTCACGATCGGCGGCATCCGGGGGACCAAAGAGCCCCGTTCCGGTGACCGCGGAACAAAGGACTCGGGACTCCCGGAGGCGAAGGACACGGGCGGGACGGCCCGGGGCACGGGCGACCGCGAGCCCGGCCGCGCGAAGGAGCCCAAGGAGCCGCGCGCCACGTCGCGGCGGCGGGGCCGCGCCGCGTCCGACTGCACGGCGGTGGCGGAGTACACGGGCCTGTGGGGCTGGGCCGTGGTGCCCGGGGCGCGCGCCCAGGACGGGCGCTGCTCCTGCGGCGCCGCCGGGTGTCCGGCCCCCGGCGCACACCCCCTCGACTTCGCGCCGGAGGTCCCCGCGGGCGCCACGCTCGACGAAGTGACCGACGCCTGGGGGCAGTTCCCCGGGGCGGCCGTGATGCTGCCGGTCGGCCGGGCGTTCGACGTCATCGAGGTCGCGGAGACCGCCGGGCGCCGGGCCCTGGTGCGCCTGGAGCGGATGGGCCTGCCGCTCGGCCCGGTGGCGGCCACGCCCGACGGCCGCACGCACTTCCTGGTCGCGCCCGGCGCCGCCGCCGAACTCCCCCAGCTGCTCTACCGCATGGGCTGGGACGACGCGGCCCTGGACCTGCACGGCATCGGCCCCGGCAGCCACATCACCGCGCCGCCCTCCGACCGCGGCGGGCTCGGCCCGGTGCGCTGGCTGCGCGCCCCCGACCCGGACTCGGCGACGAGCCCTCCGCACGCCCGTCTCGTGCTCGGCACGCTGGCGTACGTGGCCCACCGCTCCCCGGCGTAA
- a CDS encoding ammonium transporter: MPPGIRLAADAPELSAANTGFMLICSALVMLMTPGLAFFYGGMVRVKSTLNMLMMSFISLGIVTLLWVLYGFSLAFGTDHGSLIAWDSDYVGLGGIGLTELWDGYTVPVYVFAVFQLMFAIITPALISGALADRVKFTAWALFVTLWATIVYFPVAHWVWGTGGWAFELGVIDFAGGTAVHINAGAAALGVILVIGKRVGFKKDPMRPHSLPLVMLGAGLLWFGWFGFNAGSWLGNDDGVGALMFLNTQVATAAAMLAWLVYEKLRHGAFTTLGAASGAVAGLVAITPSGGSCSPLGAIAIGAVAGLLCAMAVGLKFRFGFDDSLDVVGVHLVGGVTGSLLVGLFATGGGQSDAKGLFYGGNLDQLGKQAAGVGAVLAYSFLASAVLALLIDKTIGMRVSEDEEVGGIDQVQHAETAYDFSGAGGGTAPRTTAAVPGPVAQTAAAAEPKNKKVDA; encoded by the coding sequence ATGCCCCCAGGCATCCGGCTTGCCGCAGACGCCCCGGAGCTGTCTGCCGCCAACACCGGGTTCATGCTCATCTGCTCCGCCCTGGTGATGCTCATGACGCCGGGTCTCGCCTTCTTCTACGGGGGCATGGTCCGCGTCAAGAGCACCCTGAACATGCTGATGATGAGCTTCATCAGCCTGGGGATCGTCACCCTCCTGTGGGTGCTCTACGGCTTCTCCCTCGCCTTCGGCACCGACCACGGCAGCCTCATCGCCTGGGACTCCGACTACGTCGGGCTCGGCGGAATCGGCCTCACCGAGCTGTGGGACGGCTACACCGTCCCCGTCTACGTCTTCGCGGTCTTCCAGCTCATGTTCGCGATCATCACGCCCGCCCTGATCAGCGGCGCCCTCGCGGACCGCGTGAAGTTCACCGCCTGGGCCCTGTTCGTCACGCTGTGGGCCACGATCGTGTACTTCCCCGTCGCCCACTGGGTGTGGGGCACCGGCGGCTGGGCCTTCGAACTCGGCGTGATCGACTTCGCGGGCGGCACCGCCGTGCACATCAACGCGGGCGCCGCGGCCCTCGGCGTCATCCTCGTCATCGGCAAGCGCGTCGGCTTCAAGAAGGACCCCATGCGCCCGCACAGCCTGCCGCTCGTGATGCTCGGCGCCGGCCTGCTGTGGTTCGGCTGGTTCGGCTTCAACGCCGGGTCCTGGCTCGGCAACGACGACGGCGTCGGCGCCCTGATGTTCCTCAACACCCAGGTCGCCACCGCCGCCGCCATGCTCGCCTGGCTCGTCTACGAGAAGCTGCGGCACGGCGCGTTCACCACGCTCGGCGCCGCCTCCGGCGCCGTCGCGGGCCTCGTCGCCATCACTCCTTCCGGGGGTTCCTGCTCCCCGCTCGGCGCCATCGCCATCGGTGCCGTCGCCGGACTGCTGTGCGCCATGGCCGTCGGCCTGAAGTTCAGGTTCGGCTTCGACGACTCCCTCGACGTCGTCGGCGTCCACCTCGTCGGCGGCGTCACGGGCTCCCTCCTCGTCGGCCTCTTCGCCACCGGCGGCGGCCAGTCCGACGCCAAGGGCCTCTTCTACGGCGGTAACCTCGACCAGCTCGGCAAGCAGGCCGCGGGGGTCGGTGCCGTCCTCGCGTACTCCTTCCTCGCCTCCGCCGTGCTCGCCCTCCTCATCGACAAGACGATCGGCATGCGCGTCAGCGAGGACGAGGAGGTCGGCGGCATCGACCAGGTCCAGCACGCCGAGACGGCGTACGACTTCAGCGGCGCGGGCGGCGGCACGGCGCCCCGCACCACGGCCGCCGTGCCGGGCCCGGTGGCGCAGACCGCCGCCGCCGCGGAGCCGAAGAACAAGAAGGTGGACGCATGA
- a CDS encoding P-II family nitrogen regulator, translating into MKLITAVVKPHRLDEIKEALQAFGVQGLTVTEASGYGRQRGHTEVYRGAEYTVDLVPKIRIEVLVEDGDAEQLVDVIVKAARTGKIGDGKVWTLPVETAVRVRTGERGPDAL; encoded by the coding sequence ATGAAGCTCATCACCGCGGTGGTCAAGCCGCACCGGCTCGACGAGATCAAGGAAGCCCTCCAGGCCTTCGGCGTCCAGGGCCTGACCGTCACCGAGGCCAGCGGCTACGGACGCCAGCGCGGGCACACCGAGGTCTACCGCGGCGCGGAGTACACCGTCGACCTCGTCCCCAAGATCCGCATCGAGGTCCTCGTCGAGGACGGCGACGCCGAGCAGCTCGTCGACGTCATCGTGAAGGCCGCCCGCACCGGCAAGATCGGCGACGGCAAGGTGTGGACGCTGCCCGTCGAGACCGCCGTCCGCGTCCGGACCGGCGAACGCGGCCCCGACGCCCTGTAA